A stretch of Aspergillus nidulans FGSC A4 chromosome VI DNA encodes these proteins:
- a CDS encoding SDR family oxidoreductase (transcript_id=CADANIAT00009441), with the protein MSKFSLKGRTALVTGGGRGCGLAFARGLAEAGADVAVFDIIDPRPEFHAIEKDYNVRTAYYKVDVSSQDSLKDGFAQFQQDFDGKLDICVPCAGINRHTCFLGFTYEEHHDLLSINVLGLYFTAQYAAKQMIANGTHHGSIILVASMASYVAVRDQNCSAYCGTKGAVRAMCPAIAKELTEYGIRVNSISPGYVNTEMTAAFSHLVEGWKAETINKRIAEPEDIMGACVFLASDASSYMTGQDIVVDGGVTRIS; encoded by the exons ATGTCCAAG TTCTCCTTGAAAGGCCGAACGGCGCTGGTTACAGGTGGTGGGCGAGGATGCGGGCTTGCGTTTGCGCGGGGGCTCGCTGAAGCCGGTGCAGACGTGGCAGTCTTCGACATCATCGATCCACGGCCAGAGTTTCACGCGATTGAGAAGGACTATAATGTTCGGACGGCGTATTACAA GGTCGACGTCTCCTCTCAGGATTCCTTGAAAGACGGCTTTGCGCAGTTCCAACAAGACTTCGACGGCAAGCTGGACATTTGCGTTCCCTGCGCAGGGATAAACCGCCATACCTGCTTCCTTGGTTTTACCTACGAAGAACACCACGATCTGCTGTCGATCAACGTGTTGGGACTCTACTTTACCGCTCAATATGCAGCGAAGCAGATGATAGCCAACGGCACGCATCACGGCAGCATTATCCTGGTCGCCAGCATGGCCAGTTACGTCGCAGTGCGCGACCAGAACTGCTCGGCGTACTGTGGCACAAAGGGTGCAGTGCGCGCAATGTGTCCTGCTATCGCCAAAGAGTTGACGGAGTATGGGATCAGGGTCAACTCAATCAGTCCGGGGTACGTGAATACGGAGATGACAGCGGCGTTTTCGCATTTGGTGGAAGGGTGGAAGGCGGAGACGATCAACAAGAGGATCGCGGAGCCCGAGGATATCATGGGTGCTTGTGTGTTCTTGGCGAGCGATGCCAGTAGTTATATGACGGGGCAGGATATCGTCGTTGATGGGGGAGTGACTAGAATCTCATAG
- a CDS encoding uncharacterized protein (transcript_id=CADANIAT00009442), which yields MKRTASQAGLLAGESETRLPNTMARSADHDQGFANIDTDAAPAGETTVVIVGAGPSGLMLAVNLVRLGTPIVLLDDRPDKTSTGKADGIQPKTIETLKQLRLADKLLRDGARIYDISFWDSTESHPLRRKGRQTHYPDHLVGASDPYILLVHQGMLEDVLIDDLAERGVTVTRNSSFLSCSRNPSKKLDVVYEDQSTGTKKVIQTEYLVGCDGARSSVREFIPDAQLEGEMTNASWGVLDGVIETDFPDLWSKVAVRTHTVGSLLWIPRERGMTRLYVELSATAGERIDKAKATPQYVMERAKEAMKPFSLEWKSIEWFGNYVVGQRVARHFSDPDYQIFIAGDARPLPSDLFLSLSNRFFRPVTATLRSPPKVQTPLNLVARGLASPSLLETYETERRKIANDLIAFDAEHCAAFEAGEAALARNFDENIRFISGVGAEYDASILTQTKVSDAGKGSRRLKPGALLIPAKATRYIDANPVDIQLDVPLLGQFRLYFLIPNVSAAKEKGFLEVVCQILSSPTSILAISAEKAKESYTSRSRGWSATDAYQVPERYTTVSEIITLSLISGSKREVFEIADLPLALQKSRWTVYLDDVEGCIEKWVGELPETQAGIVLVRPDGNYPRTPNA from the exons ATGAAGCGCACTGCCTCTCAAGCCGGTCTCCTCGCCGGCGAAAGTGAGACTCGCCTACCCAACACAATGGCTCGCAGCGCAGATCACGACCAAGGCTTCGCAAACATCGATACCGATGCCGCACCAGCCGGCGAGACGACTGTCGTAATTGTCGGCGCAGGACCTTCGGGGCTGATGCTTGC AGTGAACCTCGTCCGCTTGGGTACCCCCATCGTCCTGCTCGACGATCGGCCCGACAAGACGTCAACCGGAAAGGCAGATGGAATCCAGCCCAAGACGATTGAGACGCTGAAGCAGCTCAGACTTGCAGATAAACTATTGCGGGACGGGGCGCGTATCTACGATATTTCATTCTGG GATTCAACAGAATCTCACCCTTTGAGGCGGAAGGGTCGCCAGACTCATTACCCGGATCACCTGGTCGGTGCATCGGACCCGTATATTCTCCTCGTGCACCAAGGGATGTTGGAGGACGTGCTGATCGATGACCTTGCGGAGCGAGGCGTCACTGTTACGCGGAATAGTTCATTTCTGTCTTGTTCGAGAAATCCATCTAAAAAATTAGATGTCGTCTACGAAGATCAGAGCACGGGTACAAAGAAGGTGATCCAGACAGAATACCTCGTTGGTTGTGACGGCGCGCGATCGAGCGTGCGGGAGTTCATCCCTGATGCGCAGCTGGAGGGTGAGATGACAAATGCCAGCTGGGGAGTTCTTGACG GCGTCATTGAGACCGACTTTCCCGATTTATGGAGCAAAGTTGCCGTGCGCACCCATACCGTCGGCTCCCTCTTGTGGATTCCGCGAGAACGAGGCATGACGAGGTTGTACGTTGAGTTGAGCGCGACAGCCGGAGAACGCATTGATAAGGCTAAGGCAACACCGCAATATGTCATGGAGCGCGCAAAGGAGGCAATGAAGCCGTTTAGTCTGGAGTGGAAATCGATCG AATGGTTCGGAAACTACGTCGTTGGGCAGCGCGTGGCGAGACATTTCTCTGATCCTGATTACCAgatcttcattgctggcgatGCACGTCCCCTTCCGTCTGACCTCTTTCTCAGTTTGTCTAACAGGTTCTTTAGGCCGGTCACTGCCACTCTGCGCTCGCCGCCCAAGGTGCAAACACCA CTGAACCTAGTGGCGCGTGGCCTAGCCTCTCCGTCTCTGCTGGAGACTTACGAAACTGAGCGGCGCAAGATCGCAAACGACCTCATTGCCTTTGACGCCGAGCACTGTGCTGCATTTGAGGCAGGCGAAGCCGCCCTTGCCAGGAACTTTGATGAGAATATCCGGTTCATCTCTGGGGTCGGAGCGGAGTATGACGCTAGCATTTTGACGCAAACCAAAGTATCAGACGCTGGGAAGGGATCCAGAAGATTGAAGCCAGGGGCGCTCTTAATCCCAGCCAAAGCGACGCGGTACATCGATGCGAATCCGGTCGATATCCAGCTTGATGTCCCACTTTTGGGTCAATTCAGACTGTATTTCCTCATTCCGAATGTTAGCGcagcgaaggagaaaggattCCTTGAGGTAGTCTGCCAGATTCTCAGCAGCCCGACGTCCATTCTAGCAATTTCTGCcgagaaagcaaaagaatcCTACACCTCTCGCTCGCGAGGCTGGTCTGCAACCGACGCTTACCAGGTTCCAGAACGGTACACTACTGTTTCTGAGATAATAACGCTCTCTCTCATTTCGGGCTCGAAGAGGGAGGTCTTCGAGATAGCGGATCTCCCGCTTGCGTTGCAGAAGAGCCGGTGGACTGTGTATCTGGATGATGTGGAAGGGTGTATTGAGAAGTGGGTTGGGGAGCTGCCAGAAACACAGGCTGGGATTGTGCTAGTGAGGCCAGACGG CAATTACCCCCGCACGCCGAATGCATAA